A portion of the Pseudomonas koreensis genome contains these proteins:
- a CDS encoding LysR family transcriptional regulator yields the protein MSEMDDLAAFAVLIEAGSFTLAAQQLGCSKGQLSKRISQLEAQFSVVLLQRTTRRLSLTAAGAALLPQAQALVVQVERARQALARLKDDMAGPVRMTVPVSLGETFFDGLLLEFSGQYPEVQIELELNNSYRDLSRDGFDLAIRADVANDERLVAKPLLAWHEMTCASPAYLERFGEPQTPQALAEHRCLLNSHYSGREEWLYHQQHELLRVRVSGPFASNHYSLLKKAALTGAGIARLPSYLLQTELAEGRLRWLLRDYQTRRMPMYLVHPYQGGLPKRTQVLADYLMGWFKRSGEALDRLQR from the coding sequence GCGAAATGGATGATCTTGCTGCGTTTGCCGTGCTGATCGAGGCCGGTAGTTTTACCCTCGCGGCGCAGCAGTTGGGCTGCAGCAAGGGCCAGTTGTCCAAGCGCATCAGCCAGCTCGAAGCGCAGTTCAGTGTGGTGTTGCTGCAACGCACCACCCGGCGCTTGAGCCTGACGGCGGCGGGGGCCGCGCTGCTGCCGCAGGCGCAGGCACTGGTGGTTCAGGTCGAACGGGCACGGCAGGCGTTGGCGCGTTTGAAGGACGACATGGCCGGCCCCGTGCGCATGACGGTTCCGGTATCGCTCGGCGAGACCTTCTTCGATGGCTTGTTGCTGGAATTTTCCGGGCAATACCCCGAAGTGCAGATCGAGCTGGAGCTGAACAACAGTTATCGCGATCTGTCCCGCGATGGTTTTGATCTGGCGATTCGCGCCGATGTGGCGAATGACGAGCGGCTGGTGGCCAAGCCGCTGTTGGCGTGGCACGAAATGACCTGCGCCAGCCCGGCCTACCTTGAACGTTTCGGCGAACCGCAGACGCCGCAGGCCTTGGCCGAGCATCGTTGCCTGCTCAACAGCCATTACAGCGGGCGCGAAGAATGGCTGTATCACCAGCAGCACGAACTGCTGCGGGTGCGGGTGTCAGGCCCTTTCGCCAGTAACCATTACAGCCTGCTGAAAAAAGCTGCGTTGACCGGCGCCGGCATCGCTCGTTTGCCATCGTACCTGCTGCAAACCGAACTGGCTGAAGGCCGCTTGCGCTGGTTGCTGCGCGATTACCAGACCCGACGGATGCCGATGTATCTGGTGCATCCGTATCAGGGTGGATTGCCGAAACGCACGCAGGTGTTGGCGGATTATCTGATGGGCTGGTTCAAACGCAGTGGCGAGGCGCTGGATCGACTGCAGCGCTGA
- a CDS encoding HvfC/BufC N-terminal domain-containing protein has protein sequence MSTQADFADALLDVHLPCPKGLGSRNGADPSRRFAVYRNNVQSSLINALADSYPVVQQLVGEEFFRAMAAIFVRSQPPKSPLLSRYGENFADFIAEFEPIAGVPYVADVARLEHLRTVAYHAADAQPIRSEQVSAALADPQSLSELCFELHPSLRLLDSAFAVVAIWAAHQQEPSLAGIGLNQGQHALVLRNGLDVEVFALEPGASVFIRHLLEGSPLLAAAENSPPFDLAQTLALLIAHNAITRLNYKELP, from the coding sequence ATGAGCACGCAAGCGGACTTCGCCGACGCCCTGCTCGATGTGCACCTGCCCTGCCCCAAGGGCCTGGGCAGCCGCAACGGCGCCGATCCGTCGCGGCGTTTCGCGGTCTATCGCAACAATGTGCAGAGCTCGCTGATCAATGCCCTGGCCGACAGTTATCCGGTGGTGCAGCAATTGGTCGGTGAGGAATTCTTTCGCGCGATGGCAGCGATTTTCGTACGCAGTCAGCCGCCAAAAAGTCCGTTGCTGAGCCGCTATGGCGAGAACTTCGCCGACTTCATCGCAGAGTTTGAACCCATCGCCGGCGTGCCTTATGTCGCGGATGTCGCGCGACTCGAGCACTTGCGTACTGTCGCCTACCACGCCGCTGATGCGCAGCCGATCCGGTCTGAACAAGTCAGTGCCGCGCTGGCCGATCCGCAGTCGCTGAGTGAGCTGTGTTTCGAACTGCATCCCTCGCTGCGCCTGCTCGACTCCGCTTTTGCGGTAGTGGCGATCTGGGCCGCGCATCAGCAGGAGCCAAGTCTGGCGGGCATTGGCCTCAATCAAGGCCAGCATGCCCTGGTGCTGCGCAACGGTCTCGACGTTGAGGTGTTTGCTCTTGAACCGGGTGCGAGCGTGTTTATTCGTCATTTGCTCGAGGGCTCGCCATTGCTCGCGGCGGCAGAAAACAGCCCGCCGTTCGATCTCGCCCAAACCCTCGCACTGTTGATTGCGCACAACGCCATCACCCGGCTGAATTACAAGGAGTTGCCATGA
- the bufB gene encoding MNIO family bufferin maturase encodes MFSHHEPSLPRTQAARTELPARAGLGLKTGHFLEVLGSLPDLGFFEVHAENYMVAGGPFHHFLGLIREQYPLSLHGVGLSIGGEGPLDSQHLKRLAELIERYQPQAFSEHLAWSSHGPVFLNDLLPLAYDTPTLNRVCAHIDQVQNTLKRPMLLENPATYLAFEHSTIDEAEFIAEVIRRSGCGLLLDVNNVYVSCVNHQRDPLAYLDALPLHAVGEIHLAGFAEDCDNLGDRLLIDDHGAPIDQAVWDLYRQVLQRIGPVATLIERDNQVPAFDVLLAEAQQAETLLRRAERAA; translated from the coding sequence ATGTTCAGTCATCACGAACCGTCCCTGCCGCGCACTCAGGCAGCTCGCACCGAGCTCCCTGCCCGCGCCGGGCTGGGGCTCAAGACCGGGCACTTCCTTGAAGTGCTCGGTTCCTTGCCGGACCTCGGTTTCTTCGAAGTCCACGCCGAAAACTACATGGTGGCCGGCGGCCCGTTTCATCATTTTCTTGGTTTGATTCGTGAGCAGTACCCGCTGTCATTGCACGGCGTGGGACTGTCGATCGGTGGCGAAGGCCCGCTGGACAGCCAGCACCTCAAACGCCTCGCCGAGCTGATCGAGCGCTATCAGCCACAAGCCTTTTCCGAACATCTGGCCTGGTCGAGCCACGGCCCGGTGTTCCTCAATGATCTGCTGCCACTGGCCTACGACACGCCGACGCTGAACCGCGTCTGCGCGCACATCGACCAAGTGCAGAACACCCTGAAACGACCGATGCTGCTGGAGAATCCGGCGACGTATCTGGCGTTTGAGCATTCGACGATCGACGAAGCCGAGTTCATCGCTGAAGTGATCCGCCGCAGCGGCTGCGGCTTGTTGCTCGACGTCAACAATGTCTATGTGTCGTGCGTCAATCATCAACGCGATCCACTGGCCTATCTCGATGCGTTACCGCTGCACGCAGTCGGCGAAATTCATCTGGCCGGCTTCGCTGAAGATTGCGACAACCTCGGCGATCGCTTGCTGATTGACGATCACGGCGCGCCGATTGATCAGGCCGTCTGGGATCTGTACCGGCAAGTGCTGCAACGTATCGGCCCGGTGGCGACGCTGATCGAACGCGACAATCAAGTGCCGGCCTTCGACGTGTTGCTCGCCGAAGCGCAGCAAGCCGAGACGCTGTTGCGTCGAGCGGAGCGTGCGGCATGA
- a CDS encoding DoxX family protein, which translates to MNAFILRVIALFEKIPHSLIALVARFSIAAVFWKSGQTKVEGLAIDLFDGTFELGWPRLADSTIPLFQSEYDLPLLSPELAAHMAAFAEHVFPLLILLGFATRFSALALLGMTLTIQLFVYPDAYPTHGTWAAVLLYLMATGPGRLSIDHLIARRLQR; encoded by the coding sequence ATGAACGCTTTTATCCTGCGCGTCATCGCGTTGTTCGAAAAAATCCCGCACAGCCTGATTGCTTTGGTCGCGCGTTTTTCCATTGCTGCCGTGTTCTGGAAATCCGGGCAAACCAAGGTCGAGGGGCTGGCGATCGACTTGTTTGACGGCACATTTGAACTGGGCTGGCCGCGTTTGGCCGATTCGACGATTCCGCTGTTTCAGAGCGAATACGACTTGCCGCTGTTGTCGCCAGAACTCGCCGCACACATGGCGGCGTTCGCCGAGCATGTGTTCCCGCTGCTGATTCTGCTCGGCTTCGCCACACGGTTTTCGGCGCTGGCATTGCTCGGCATGACCCTGACCATTCAACTGTTTGTCTACCCGGATGCCTACCCGACCCACGGCACCTGGGCGGCGGTGTTGCTGTACCTGATGGCGACGGGGCCGGGTAGATTGTCGATTGATCACCTGATTGCCCGCCGCCTCCAACGCTGA
- a CDS encoding BufA1 family periplasmic bufferin-type metallophore, whose product MTATTRTLSATALVLALGSALSIATVSTAQAADANMEKCFGVALKGKNDCAAGAGTTCAGTAKMDYQANAWKLVPKGTCATTESKTSPTGFGQLEAFKAKS is encoded by the coding sequence ATGACTGCAACCACCCGCACCCTGTCCGCCACCGCCCTGGTTCTGGCCCTCGGTTCCGCTCTGAGCATCGCCACTGTCTCCACCGCCCAGGCCGCCGATGCCAACATGGAAAAATGCTTCGGTGTGGCCCTCAAGGGCAAGAATGATTGCGCCGCAGGTGCCGGGACCACCTGCGCCGGCACGGCGAAAATGGACTATCAGGCCAACGCCTGGAAGCTCGTTCCGAAGGGCACCTGCGCCACCACCGAGAGCAAAACCTCGCCGACCGGTTTCGGTCAGCTCGAAGCCTTCAAAGCCAAGTCCTGA
- a CDS encoding high-affinity branched-chain amino acid ABC transporter permease LivM encodes MTRNLKQALFSALLVWAVAYPVLGLKLTIVGINLEVHNTSPAILATIAICSVLMFLRVLFNQQISKAWRSSPGMPLIPAKASNFLTLPTTQRYFIIALILIALVWPFFGSRGAVDIATLILIYVMLGLGLNIVVGLAGLLDLGYVGFYAVGAYSYALLSHYYGLSFWICLPIAGLMAATFGFLLGFPVLRLRGDYLAIVTLGFGEIIRLFLRNLTDITGGPNGISNIEKPTFFGLTFERKAAEGLQTFHEYFGLQYNSINKVIFLYLVALLLALAALFVINRLLRMPIGRAWEALREDEIACRALGLNPTVIKLSAFTLGAAFAGFAGSFFAARQGLVTPESFTFIESAIILAIVVLGGMGSQLGVILAAIVMILLPEMMREFSEYRMLMFGALMVLMMIWRPQGLLPMQRPHMELRK; translated from the coding sequence ATGACTAGGAATCTTAAACAGGCACTGTTCAGTGCCTTGCTGGTGTGGGCGGTGGCCTACCCGGTACTCGGACTGAAACTGACCATCGTCGGCATCAATCTGGAAGTGCACAACACCAGCCCGGCCATCCTCGCGACCATCGCGATCTGCTCGGTACTGATGTTCTTGCGCGTGCTGTTCAACCAGCAGATCAGCAAGGCCTGGCGCTCCTCGCCGGGCATGCCGCTGATCCCGGCCAAGGCCAGCAACTTTCTGACCCTGCCGACCACCCAGCGCTATTTCATCATTGCGCTGATTCTGATCGCCCTGGTCTGGCCGTTCTTCGGCTCCCGTGGCGCGGTGGATATCGCAACGCTGATCCTGATCTACGTGATGCTCGGCCTGGGCCTGAACATCGTCGTCGGTCTGGCCGGTCTGCTCGACCTCGGTTACGTCGGTTTCTACGCCGTCGGCGCCTACAGCTACGCGCTGCTGTCGCACTACTACGGGCTGAGTTTCTGGATCTGCCTGCCGATTGCCGGCCTGATGGCGGCGACGTTCGGCTTCCTGCTGGGCTTCCCGGTGCTGCGTTTGCGCGGTGACTATCTGGCGATCGTGACCTTGGGTTTCGGCGAGATCATCCGTCTGTTCCTGCGTAACCTGACCGATATCACCGGTGGCCCGAACGGCATCAGCAATATCGAAAAACCGACGTTCTTCGGCCTGACCTTCGAGCGCAAGGCCGCCGAAGGCCTGCAGACGTTCCACGAGTATTTCGGCCTGCAATACAACTCGATCAACAAGGTGATCTTCCTTTACCTGGTTGCGCTGTTGCTGGCACTGGCCGCGCTGTTCGTGATCAACCGTCTGCTGCGCATGCCGATCGGTCGCGCGTGGGAAGCGCTGCGTGAAGACGAAATCGCCTGCCGCGCGTTGGGCCTGAACCCGACCGTGATCAAGCTTTCCGCGTTCACCCTGGGTGCTGCGTTCGCCGGTTTCGCCGGCAGCTTCTTCGCCGCGCGCCAGGGTCTGGTGACCCCGGAGTCGTTCACCTTCATCGAGTCGGCGATCATCCTCGCCATCGTCGTGCTGGGTGGCATGGGCTCGCAACTGGGCGTGATCCTGGCGGCGATCGTGATGATCCTGTTGCCGGAAATGATGCGTGAGTTCAGCGAGTACCGCATGTTGATGTTCGGTGCGCTGATGGTGCTGATGATGATCTGGCGTCCACAAGGTCTGCTGCCGATGCAACGCCCACACATGGAGTTGCGCAAATGA
- the livG gene encoding high-affinity branched-chain amino acid ABC transporter ATP-binding protein LivG, giving the protein MSREILKVENLSMRFGGLLAVNGVALTVKEKQVVALIGPNGAGKTTVFNCLTGFYQPTGGSILLDGEPIQGLPGHKIALKGVVRTFQNVRLFKDMTAVENLLIAQHRHLNTNFLSGLFKTPAFRKSEREAMEFAEYWLEKVNLKEFANRTAGTLAYGQQRRLEIARCMMTRPRILMLDEPAAGLNPKETEDLKALIGVLREEHNVTVLLIEHDMKLVMSISDHIVVINQGTPLADGTPEQIRDNPEVIKAYLGEA; this is encoded by the coding sequence ATGAGCCGCGAGATCCTTAAAGTCGAAAATCTGAGCATGCGCTTCGGCGGCTTGCTGGCGGTCAACGGCGTGGCGCTGACCGTCAAGGAAAAACAGGTAGTTGCCCTGATCGGCCCGAACGGCGCCGGCAAGACCACCGTGTTCAACTGCCTGACCGGTTTCTATCAGCCTACCGGCGGCAGCATCCTGCTCGACGGCGAGCCGATCCAGGGCCTGCCGGGCCACAAGATCGCCCTCAAGGGCGTGGTGCGTACTTTCCAGAACGTGCGTTTGTTCAAGGACATGACCGCGGTCGAGAACCTGTTGATCGCCCAGCATCGTCACTTGAACACCAACTTCCTGTCAGGCCTGTTCAAGACCCCGGCGTTCCGCAAAAGCGAGCGCGAGGCCATGGAGTTTGCCGAGTACTGGCTGGAAAAGGTCAATCTCAAAGAGTTCGCCAACCGCACCGCCGGCACCCTCGCCTACGGCCAGCAACGGCGCCTGGAAATCGCCCGCTGCATGATGACCCGCCCACGGATCCTCATGCTCGACGAACCGGCCGCCGGCCTGAACCCGAAGGAAACCGAAGACCTCAAGGCGCTGATCGGTGTGTTGCGCGAAGAGCACAACGTCACCGTGCTGTTGATCGAACACGACATGAAGCTGGTCATGAGCATTTCCGACCACATCGTCGTGATCAATCAGGGCACACCGCTGGCCGACGGCACGCCGGAGCAGATCCGCGACAATCCTGAAGTGATCAAAGCCTACCTGGGGGAAGCGTAA
- the livH gene encoding high-affinity branched-chain amino acid ABC transporter permease LivH, whose translation MPDLYHFFQQLVNGLNVGSMYALIAIGYTMVYGIIGMINFAHGEVYMIGSYVAFIAIAGLTMMGLDSVPLLMTAAFIASIVVTSSYGYSIERIAYRPLRGSNRLIPLISAIGMSIFLQNTVLLAQDSKDKAIPNLIPGNFAFGPGGAQEVLISYMQIVVFVVTLIAMLGLTLFISRSRLGRACRACAEDIKMANLLGINTNNIIALTFVIGAALAAVAAVLLSMQYGVINPNAGFLVGLKAFTAAVLGGIGSIPGAMLGGLVLGVAEAFGADIFGDQYKDVVAFGLLVLVLLFRPTGILGRPEVEKV comes from the coding sequence ATGCCTGACCTCTATCACTTCTTCCAACAGCTGGTTAACGGCCTCAACGTTGGCAGCATGTATGCCCTGATCGCCATCGGCTACACGATGGTTTACGGCATCATTGGAATGATCAACTTCGCCCACGGCGAGGTGTACATGATCGGTTCCTACGTGGCGTTCATCGCCATTGCCGGGCTGACCATGATGGGACTCGACAGTGTCCCGCTGTTGATGACCGCGGCGTTCATCGCCAGCATCGTCGTCACCAGTTCTTACGGTTACAGCATCGAACGGATCGCCTACCGCCCCCTGCGCGGCAGCAACCGTCTGATCCCGCTGATTTCCGCCATCGGTATGTCGATCTTCCTGCAGAACACCGTTCTGCTGGCGCAAGACTCCAAGGACAAAGCGATCCCCAACCTGATCCCGGGCAACTTCGCCTTCGGTCCGGGTGGCGCACAAGAAGTGCTGATTTCCTACATGCAGATCGTGGTGTTCGTCGTGACCCTGATCGCCATGCTCGGCCTGACCCTGTTCATCTCCCGTTCCCGCCTGGGCCGCGCCTGCCGTGCCTGTGCCGAGGACATCAAGATGGCCAACCTGCTCGGCATAAACACCAACAACATCATCGCCCTGACCTTCGTCATCGGTGCTGCGCTGGCAGCTGTTGCAGCAGTGCTGCTGAGCATGCAATACGGCGTGATCAACCCGAACGCCGGTTTCCTTGTCGGCCTCAAGGCCTTCACCGCTGCGGTACTGGGCGGCATCGGCAGCATCCCCGGGGCCATGCTCGGCGGTCTGGTGCTGGGTGTAGCGGAAGCGTTCGGTGCCGATATCTTCGGCGACCAGTACAAGGACGTCGTTGCGTTCGGCCTGCTGGTTCTGGTGCTGTTGTTCCGTCCGACCGGCATTCTGGGCCGTCCGGAGGTTGAGAAAGTATGA
- a CDS encoding DUF2288 domain-containing protein, with translation MNQEPSTLYAKLLGETASITWKELEPFFAKGALLWVDPDLDLIAAAEAVASDEGEKVAAWLAEDKVAKLSEMRALDIFERDPQLWAVVVSPWILIQERAAV, from the coding sequence ATGAATCAAGAACCTAGCACCCTCTATGCCAAGCTGCTTGGTGAAACGGCATCAATTACCTGGAAAGAGCTGGAGCCGTTCTTCGCCAAGGGTGCCCTATTGTGGGTCGACCCTGACCTCGATTTGATCGCTGCCGCCGAGGCCGTGGCATCGGATGAGGGCGAGAAAGTCGCGGCCTGGCTGGCCGAGGACAAGGTCGCCAAGCTGTCTGAAATGCGGGCGCTGGATATTTTCGAGCGTGATCCGCAGCTGTGGGCCGTGGTGGTTTCGCCGTGGATTCTGATCCAGGAAAGGGCGGCTGTTTGA
- a CDS encoding ABC transporter ATP-binding protein yields the protein MLQFENVSTFYGKIQALHSVNVEVRQGEIVTLIGANGAGKSTLLMTLCGSPQAHSGSIRYMGEELVGQDSSQIMRKSIAVVPEGRRVFARLTVEENLSMGGFFTDKGDYQEQMDKVLGLFPRLKERFNQRGGTMSGGEQQMLAIGRALMSKPKLLLLDEPSLGLAPIIIQQIFDIIEQLRKDGVTVFLVEQNANQALKIADRAYVLENGRVVMQGTGEALLTDPKVREAYLGG from the coding sequence ATGCTGCAGTTCGAAAACGTTTCCACCTTCTACGGCAAGATCCAGGCCCTGCACAGCGTCAACGTCGAAGTCCGTCAGGGCGAGATCGTGACGCTGATCGGCGCCAACGGTGCCGGGAAATCCACGCTGCTGATGACACTCTGCGGTTCGCCGCAGGCGCACAGCGGCAGCATCCGCTACATGGGTGAGGAACTGGTCGGCCAGGACTCGTCGCAGATCATGCGCAAGAGCATCGCCGTGGTCCCGGAAGGTCGTCGGGTGTTTGCCCGTCTGACCGTGGAAGAAAACCTGTCGATGGGCGGATTTTTCACCGACAAGGGCGACTATCAGGAACAGATGGACAAGGTTCTCGGACTTTTCCCACGCCTGAAAGAACGCTTCAACCAGCGCGGCGGCACCATGTCCGGCGGCGAACAGCAGATGCTCGCCATCGGCCGCGCGCTGATGAGCAAGCCCAAGCTGCTGCTGCTCGACGAGCCGTCGCTGGGCCTGGCGCCTATCATCATCCAGCAGATCTTCGACATCATCGAACAGCTGCGCAAGGACGGGGTGACGGTGTTCCTGGTCGAGCAGAACGCCAACCAGGCGCTGAAAATCGCCGACCGCGCCTACGTTCTGGAGAACGGCCGCGTGGTCATGCAAGGCACCGGTGAAGCGCTGCTGACCGACCCGAAAGTACGCGAGGCGTATCTCGGCGGTTGA
- a CDS encoding branched-chain amino acid ABC transporter substrate-binding protein: MTKATKQISKLFAAMVLAGVASHSFAADTIKIGIAGPKTGPVAQYGDMQFSGAKMAIEQINAKGGVDGKQLQAVEYDDACDPKQAVAVANKVVNDGVKFVVGHLCSSSTQPASDIYEDEGVIMITPAATSPDITARGYKMIFRTIGLDSAQGPAAGNYIADHVKPKVVGVLHDKQQYGEGIATAVKSTLEKKGTKVAVFEGVNAGDKDFSAIIAKLKQANVDFVYYGGYHPELGLILRQAQEKGLKARFMGPEGVGNDSITQIAKDASEGLLVTLPKSFDQDPANVALADAFKAKKEDPSGPFVFPSYSAVTVIAEGIKAAKSEDATKVAEAIHAGSFKTPTGDLSFDDKGDLKDFKFVVYEWHNGKPKTEVSPQ; this comes from the coding sequence ATGACTAAGGCTACTAAGCAGATTTCCAAACTGTTTGCCGCTATGGTTCTGGCCGGGGTTGCCAGCCATTCGTTCGCAGCTGACACCATCAAAATCGGTATCGCCGGCCCCAAGACCGGTCCAGTAGCCCAGTACGGCGACATGCAGTTCAGTGGCGCAAAAATGGCCATCGAGCAGATCAACGCCAAGGGCGGCGTCGACGGCAAGCAACTGCAAGCCGTTGAATACGACGATGCCTGCGATCCGAAACAAGCGGTAGCGGTAGCGAACAAGGTCGTCAACGACGGCGTCAAGTTCGTGGTCGGTCACCTGTGCTCCAGCTCCACCCAGCCAGCTTCGGACATCTACGAAGACGAAGGCGTGATCATGATCACCCCGGCTGCCACCAGCCCGGACATCACCGCTCGTGGCTACAAAATGATCTTCCGCACCATCGGTCTCGACAGCGCCCAGGGCCCTGCCGCCGGCAACTACATTGCTGATCACGTCAAACCGAAAGTGGTTGGCGTGCTGCACGACAAACAGCAGTACGGTGAAGGCATCGCCACCGCCGTCAAATCGACCCTCGAGAAGAAAGGCACCAAGGTTGCCGTCTTCGAAGGCGTCAACGCTGGCGACAAGGACTTCTCCGCAATCATCGCCAAGCTCAAGCAAGCCAACGTCGACTTCGTCTACTACGGCGGCTACCACCCGGAGCTGGGTCTGATCCTGCGTCAGGCTCAGGAAAAAGGCCTGAAAGCCCGCTTCATGGGTCCGGAAGGCGTGGGTAACGACTCGATCACCCAGATTGCCAAGGACGCGTCCGAAGGTCTGCTGGTGACCCTGCCGAAATCCTTCGACCAGGATCCGGCCAACGTTGCTCTGGCTGACGCATTCAAAGCCAAGAAAGAAGATCCGAGCGGTCCGTTCGTGTTCCCGTCCTACTCGGCGGTGACCGTGATTGCCGAAGGCATCAAGGCGGCCAAGTCCGAAGACGCGACCAAAGTGGCTGAAGCCATCCACGCCGGTTCGTTCAAGACCCCGACCGGTGACCTGAGCTTCGACGACAAGGGCGACCTGAAGGACTTCAAATTTGTCGTGTACGAGTGGCACAACGGCAAACCTAAAACCGAAGTTTCGCCTCAGTAA